Proteins encoded by one window of Ulvibacter sp. MAR_2010_11:
- the mnmD gene encoding tRNA (5-methylaminomethyl-2-thiouridine)(34)-methyltransferase MnmD yields the protein MKREIRITGDGSVTIHLPEWNEQYHSIHGAIAEAQHVFIKNGLHFYAAQNPGQPVSILEIGFGTGLNAFLTLLEAEKLSLSINYTGTEAYPVAPSEIVQLNYAENLNASAHHFNKLHEVPWETTSEIIKQFNLTKQKLYFSEINVFKHYDLIYFDAFGARVQPELWTEAIFQKMFDALKENGVLVTYSAKGSVRRAMQAVGFTVERLPGPPGKREMLRALKRD from the coding sequence TTGAAACGTGAGATTCGTATTACCGGAGATGGATCGGTTACCATTCATCTTCCGGAATGGAACGAACAATATCACTCTATCCACGGTGCCATCGCCGAAGCACAACACGTTTTTATTAAAAACGGATTGCATTTTTATGCGGCTCAAAATCCCGGGCAACCGGTTTCAATATTGGAAATAGGCTTCGGAACAGGGTTGAATGCTTTTCTCACTTTATTGGAAGCAGAAAAGTTATCGCTATCTATAAATTATACAGGAACCGAAGCTTATCCTGTAGCACCGTCCGAAATAGTCCAATTAAATTATGCCGAAAATCTAAATGCTTCGGCACACCATTTTAATAAGCTTCACGAAGTTCCATGGGAAACCACTTCAGAAATAATTAAGCAATTTAATCTCACAAAACAGAAGCTGTATTTTTCAGAAATCAACGTCTTTAAACACTACGACCTAATTTATTTTGATGCTTTCGGAGCCCGTGTGCAACCCGAATTGTGGACCGAAGCTATTTTTCAAAAGATGTTTGATGCATTAAAGGAAAATGGGGTTTTGGTAACGTATTCGGCTAAAGGAAGTGTGCGACGTGCCATGCAAGCTGTAGGGTTTACCGTTGAGCGATTGCCCGGACCTCCGGGAAAGCGAGAAATGTTACGCGCTTTAAAGCGGGATTAA